One genomic region from Yarrowia lipolytica chromosome 1C, complete sequence encodes:
- a CDS encoding uncharacterized protein (Compare to YALI0C18689g, uniprot|P36966 Yarrowia lipolytica Peroxisome biosynthesis protein PAY4 (Peroxin-6)), whose protein sequence is MPSISHKPITAKLVAAPDATKLELSSYLYQQLFSDKPAEPYVAFEAPGIKWALYPASEDRSLPQYTCKADIRHVAGSLKKFMPVVLKRVNPVTIEHAIVTVPASQYETLNTPEQVLKALEPQLDKDRPVIRQGDVLLNGCRVRLCEPVNQGKVVKGTTKLTVAKEQETIQPADEAADVAFDIAEFLDFDTSVAKTRESTNLQVAPLEGAIPTPLSDRFDDCESRGFVKSETMSKLGVFSGDIVSIKTKNGAERVLRLFAYPEPNTVKYDVVYVSPILYHNIGDKEIEVTPNGETHKSVGEALDSVLEAAEEVKLARVLGPTTTDRTFQTAYHAGLQAYFKPVKRAVRVGDLIPIPFDSILARTIGEDPEMSHIPLEALAVKPDSVAWFQVTSLNGSEDPASKQYLVDSSQTKLIEGGTTSSAVIPTSVPWREYLGLDTLPKFGSEFAYADKIRNLVQISTSALSHAKLNTSVLLHSAKRGVGKSTVLRSVAAQCGISVFEISCFGLIGDNEAQTLGTLRAKLDRAYGCSPCVVVLQHLESIAKKSDQDGKDEGIVSKLVDVLADYSGHGVLLAATSNDPDKISEAIRSRFQFEIEIGVPSEPQRRQIFSHLTKSGPGGDSIRNAPISLRSDVSVENLALQSAGLTPPDLTAIVQTTRLRAIDRLNKLTKDSDTTLDDLLTLSHGTLQLTPSDFDDAIADARQKYSDSIGAPRIPNVGWDDVGGMEGVKKDILDTIETPLKYPHWFSDGVKKRSGILFYGPPGTGKTLLAKAIATTFSLNFFSVKGPELLNMYIGESEANVRRVFQKARDAKPCVVFFDELDSVAPQRGNQGDSGGVMDRIVSQLLAELDGMSTAGGEGVFVVGATNRPDLLDEALLRPGRFDKMLYLGISDTHEKQQTIMEALTRKFRLAADVSLEAISKRCPFTFTGADFYALCSDAMLNAMTRTANEVDAKIKLLNKNREEAGEEPVSIRWWFDHEATKSDIEVEVAQQDFEKAKDELSPSVSAEELQHYLKLRQQFEGGKK, encoded by the coding sequence ATGCCGTCGATCAGCCACAAACCCATCACAGCCAAGCTGGTGGCTGCCCCGGATGCCACCAAGCTCGAGCTCTCGTCCTACCTGTACCAGCAGCTCTTTTCCGACAAGCCAGCCGAGCCATATGTTGCGTTCGAAGCTCCTGGAATCAAGTGGGCTCTGTATCCTGCTTCTGAGGACCGATCTCTGCCGCAGTACACTTGCAAGGCCGACATTCGCCACGTGGCAGGCAGTCTCAAAAAGTTCATGCCCGTGGTGCTCAAACGGGTCAACCCTGTCACGATTGAGCATGCCATCGTGACCGTGCCTGCCAGCCAGTACGAAACGCTTAACACACCCGAACAAGTGCTCAAGGCTCTCGAGCCGCAACTCGACAAGGACCGACCGGTAATCCGACAGGGCGACGTGCTGCTCAACGGATGCAGAGTGCGTCTGTGCGAGCCTGTAAACCAGGgcaaggtggtcaagggAACCACCAAGCTGACGGTCGCCAAAGAGCAGGAAACCATCCAACCGGCCGACGAAGCTGCCGACGTGGCCTTTGACATTGCAGAGTTTCTCGACTTTGACACATCTGTTGCCAAGACCCGTGAATCCACAAACCTCCAAGTGGCACCTCTTGAAGGAGCCATCCCTACTCCTCTCTCGGACCGGTTTGACGACTGCGAAAGCCGAGGCTTCGTCAAGTCTGAAACCATGTCGAAACTCGGAGTCTTTTCCGGCGACATTGTGTCCATCAAGACCAAAAACGGAGCCGAACGGGTGCTCCGACTGTTTGCATACCCCGAACCAAACACAGTCAAGTACGACGTGGTCTACGTCTCGCCCATTTTGTACCACAACATTggcgacaaggagattgaggtgACTCCCAACGGTGAGACACATAAGTCTGTAGGAGAGGCGCTGGATTCCGTGCTTGAAGCTGCTGAGGAAGTCAAGCTGGCAAGAGTGCTTGGTCCTACTACCACAGACAGAACCTTCCAAACAGCCTACCACGCAGGTCTGCAGGCCTACTTTAAGCCCGTAAAGAGAGCCGTTCGAGTAGGTGATCTGATCCCCATTCCCTTTGACTCTATTCTCGCTCGAACTATTGGCGAAGATCCTGAAATGAGCCACATTCCTCTGGAAGCTCTGGCAGTCAAGCCCGACTCCGTGGCGTGGTTTCAGGTCACTTCTCTCAACGGAAGTGAAGACCCTGCCTCCAAACAGTACCTTGTGGACTCCTCTCAGACAAAGTTGATCGAGGGAGGAActacttcttctgctgtAATCCCCACCAGTGTTCCATGGCGCGAATATCTCGGTCTGGATACCTTGCCCAAGTTTGGATCCGAGTTTGCATACGCCGACAAGATCCGCAACCTGGTTCAGATCTCGACCTCGGCTCTCTCGCACGCCAAACTCAACACCTCGGTACTTTTGCATTCCGCCAAGCGAGGCGTCGGAAAGTCAACTGTTCTTCGTTCCGTGGCTGCCCAGTGCGGAATTTCTGTGTTCGAAATCTCGTGTTTTGGACTTATTGGAGACAATGAGGCCCAGACACTGGGAACTCTGCGAGCCAAGCTAGACCGGGCCTATGGCTGCTCTCCTTGCGTGGTCGTTCTGCAGCATCTCGAGTCGATTGCAAAGAAGAGCGACCAGGACGGAAAGGATGAGGGAATAGTTTCAAAGCTTGTGGACGTTCTTGCGGACTACTCCGGACACGGAGTGCTGCTGGCAGCTACGTCTAACGATCCCGACAAGATTTCCGAGGCCATTCGATCTCGATTTCAGTTTGAAATTGAGATCGGAGTGCCCTCTGAGCCCCAAAGACGTCAGATCTTTTCTCATCTGACGAAATCCGGTCCTGGGGGCGATTCAATCAGAAATGCACCCATTTCTCTGCGTTCTGATGTCTCTGTTGAGAACCTTGCGCTCCAATCTGCCGGTCTGACCCCTCCTGATCTCACAGCCATTGTCCAGACTACCCGTCTGAGAGCCATTGATCGACTTAACaagctcaccaaggacTCCGATACCACTCTAGACGATCTCCTGACCCTTTCGCATGGTACTCTCCAGCTGACTCCCTCCGACTTTGATGACGCTATTGCTGATGCTCGACAAAAGTACTCCGACTCCATTGGAGCTCCCCGAATCCCCAATGTCGGATGGGACGATGTTGGAGGCATGGAGGGTGTCAAGAAGGATATTCTGGACACTATCGAGACTCCTCTAAAGTACCCCCACTGGTTCTCTGACGGTGTAAAGAAGCGATCGGGTATTCTGTTTTACGGTCCTCCCGGTACTGGTAAGACTCTTCTCGCGAAAGCCATTGCCACGACTTTCTCGCtcaacttcttctccgtcaAGGGTcccgagctgctcaacatgTACATTGGTGAATCCGAGGCCAACGTGCGACGAGTATTCCAAAAGGCCCGAGATGCCAAGCCCTGTGTTGTCTTCTTTGACGAGTTGGATTCCGTGGCGCCTCAGAGAGGCAACCAGggagactctggaggagtcatGGACCGAATTGTGTCGCAGCTGCTAGCTGAGCTCGATGGAATGTCTACTGCGGGAGGAGAGGGTGTTTTCGTTGTGGGAGCTACTAACCGTCCTGATCTGTTGGACGAGGCTCTTCTGCGACCTGGACGATTCGATAAGATGCTGTACTTGGGTATCTCTGATACCCacgagaagcagcagactATTATGGAGGCTCTTACTCGAAAGTTCCGACTTGCTGCCGATGTGTCTCTTGAGGCCATCTCCAAACGATGTCCGTTTACTTTCACCGGCGCCGATTTCTACGCTCTGTGTTCAGATGCCATGCTAAATGCCATGACTCGAACTGCCAACGAGGTTGATGCCAAgatcaagctgctcaacaagaacaggGAGGAGGCCGGAGAGGAGCCCGTCTCCATCAGATGGTGGTTTGACCACGAGGCTACCAAGAGTGAcattgaggttgaggttgcTCAGCAGGATtttgagaaggccaaggacgagctgAGTCCATCTGTTTCGGCGGAGGAGCTGCAACACTATCTCAAGCTGAGACAGCAATTTGAGGGAGGCAAGAAATGA